Proteins found in one Zea mays cultivar B73 chromosome 1, Zm-B73-REFERENCE-NAM-5.0, whole genome shotgun sequence genomic segment:
- the LOC100501920 gene encoding ankyrin repeat domain-containing protein 50: MDRLVIPEPSNEVVVRVEPGRQARGELTLRNAMHTMPVAFRLQPAVRGRFAVRPHTGILAPLAAVTVDVLYLASAPPEGPSGSGSRGEDAFLLHSVVAPGAAVKEPVTALDSVNPEWFSARSKQVFVDSGIRASFVGASVAARLVEAGAVEALREVLDRSEPEWRAADATDESGRTLLDLAVGLARADIVQVLLEYGADADKPSRGRTPLETAAAAGECLIAELLLANGATPAGSDAIHVAAAAGHNDVLKLLLARPASASPASSSSFSSSLTSIDAAGRDGKTPLRLAAEAGRRDAVKALLAAGARADARCGADGATALHAAARRGDEAVARLLLSHGVSGTASVRDVAGKTAFEIAAEEGHGGRILDFLGLGEAILAAARKGEVRSVRRAADGGASVEGRDAHGWTPLIRAAFKGRADTVRDLIDRGADIDAADADGYTALHCAAEAGRADVVDLLLKNGANVKAMTVKGRTAADAATASGKSKVVRLLDKATIMGRKQDVSEKVAPAVAKGGSMDRKRRARKGSSGAIRFGGGKEGFEAAAVTVGWSH; encoded by the coding sequence ATGGATCGGCTGGTCATACCTGAGCCGTCGAACGAGGTGGTGGTCCGGGTGGAGCCCGGGAGGCAGGCGAGGGGGGAGCTGACGCTGCGGAACGCGATGCACACCATGCCGGTGGCGTTCAGGCTGCAGCCGGCGGTGCGCGGGCGCTTCGCGGTTCGCCCGCACACGGGGATCCTGGCGCCGCTCGCGGCGGTCACCGTGGACGTGCTGTACCTGGCCTCCGCGCCTCCGGAGGGGCCCAGCGGCTCAGGAAGCCGTGGCGAGGACGCGTTCCTGCTGCACAGCGTGGTCGCGCCCGGCGCCGCGGTGAAGGAGCCCGTCACGGCGCTCGACTCGGTCAACCCGGAGTGGTTCTCGGCGAGGAGCAAGCAGGTGTTCGTGGACAGCGGGATCAGGGCGAGCTTCGTGGGAGCGTCCGTGGCCGCGCGGCTCGTCGAGGCCGGCGCGGTCGAGGCGCTCAGGGAGGTGCTCGACCGCAGCGAGCCCGAGTGGCGCGCTGCGGACGCCACGGACGAGTCTGGCCGCACGCTGCTCGACCTCGCCGTCGGCCTGGCCCGCGCCGACATCGTCCAGGTGCTGCTCGAGTACGGCGCCGACGCTGACAAGCCGAGCCGAGGCCGGACGCCCCTCgagaccgccgccgccgctggcgaGTGCCTCATCGCCGAGCTCCTCCTCGCCAACGGCGCCACGCCCGCCGGCTCCGACGCCATCCAcgtggccgccgccgccggccacaACGACGTCCTCAAGCTGCTCCTTGCCAGGCCCGCCTCCGCTTCTCCCGCCTCGTCCTCGTCCTTCTCGTCTTCTTTGACATCTATCGACGCGGCGGGGAGGGACGGCAAGACTCCTCTACGGTTAGCGGCGGAGGCGGGGCGGCGAGACGCGGTCAAGGCGCTTCTCGCGGCGGGCGCGAGGGCCGACGCGAGGTGCGGCGCGGACGGTGCCACCGCGCTCCACGCCGCGGCGAGGCGCGGCGACGAGGCGGTCGCGCGTCTCCTCCTGTCGCACGGCGTCTCCGGCACGGCCTCGGTGCGCGACGTGGCCGGGAAGACCGCATTCGAGATCGCCGCCGAGGAGGGCCACGGCGGCCGGATCCTGGACTTCTTGGGACTCGGCGAGGCCATCCTCGCCGCCGCGCGCAAGGGCGAAGTGAGATCGGTCAGGCGCGCGGCCGATGGCGGCGCGTCCGTCGAGGGGCGGGATGCGCATGGGTGGACGCCGCTCATACGAGCTGCCTTCAAAGGGCGGGCCGACACGGTCCGCGACCTTATCGACCGCGGTGCGGACATCGACGCGGCCGATGCCGACGGTTACACGGCGCTGCACTGCGCAGCCGAGGCGGGCCGCGCCGACGTGGTCGACCTCCTCTTAAAGAACGGCGCCAACGTTAAGGCCATGACCGTGAAGGGAAGAACCGCTGCCGATGCCGCCACAGCCTCGGGGAAGTCCAAGGTGGTTCGGCTTCTTGACAAGGCCACCATCATGGGGAGGAAGCAGGATGTTAGCGAGAAGGTGGCGCCGGCGGTGGCGAAGGGCGGTAGCATGGACAGGAAACGGAGAGCGCGGAAAGGGAGCAGTGGCGCCATACGGTTTGGTGGTGGGAAGGAGGGGTTCGAAGCCGCCGCGGTTACCGTTGGGTGGTCACACTAG